One Purpureocillium takamizusanense chromosome 1, complete sequence genomic window carries:
- a CDS encoding uncharacterized protein (SECRETED:SignalP(1-14~SECRETED:cutsite=ICC-YK~SECRETED:prob=0.1702)): MAFVAILLLLGICCYKRKRSGRRNFDRLGDDKTPARRVSETVLVDGYMRAVYADEEQNGPARVRLQQSTTDPPPTGVTSPSPPSSRWGLQDEELGPEHQQTSGLHPPGQVHIDRPRVQSTVPTEVTDTTESSWRTWQVDQSRATQRKDRKRSMFF, encoded by the exons ATGG CTTTTGTGGCTATTTTACTGTTGCTGGGCATCTGCTGCTACAAGCGGAAAAGGAGCGGGCGACGCAACTTTGACCGTcttggcgacgacaagacccctgcgcgacgagtgTCTGAAACGGTTCTCGTCGATGGTTACATGCGCGCCGTCTACGCAGACGAAGAGCAGAACGGCCCGGCGCGCGTCAGGCTGCAGCAGAGCACGACCGATCCTCCCCCCACAGGTGTgacatcgccgtcgcctccaagCTCACGGTGGGGATTGCAGGATGAAGAACTAGGGCCCGAGCACCAGCAAACCTCAGGGCTTCACCCTCCCGGTCAGGTTCACATCGACAGACCTCGCGTGCAATCTACAGTGCCGACGGAGGTGACGGACACGACGGAGAGTTCCTGGAGGACGTGGCAAGTAGACCAAAGCAGAGCAACGCAAAGGAAAGACAGGAAACGATCTATGTTCTTCTGA
- a CDS encoding uncharacterized protein (COG:S~EggNog:ENOG503P3WB) gives MSDNKQLTRPRETVKVAFDYELANCPGKSIIGLQLELPPGGWTPPHRHGGAQVVALIQEGEMLSGMNGNPPRVYGPEQTFMELPGCHHTVGDNNSATERCRFLAIMVVDTETIKTGGYAALTVLDEEWRS, from the exons ATGTCCGACAACAAGCAGTT AACCCGCCCCCGCGAGACAGTCAAGGTCGCCTTTGACTATGAGCTCGCCAACTGCCCCGGCAAGTCCATCATCGGCCTCCAACTCGAGCTCCCGCCTGGCGGCTGGACGCCTCCCCACAGACACGGAGGGGCACAGGTGGTCGCTCTCATCCAAGAGGGCGAGATGCTCAGCGGAATGAATGGAAACCCGCCCAGGGTATACGGGCCGGAGCAGACATTCATGGAGCTCCCTGGATGCCACCATACCGTGGGGGATAACAACAGCGCGACGGAGCGGTGCCGATTCTTGGCCATCATGGTGGTTGACACTGAAACTATTAAGACGGGAGGATATGCGGCCCTCACGGTGTTGGACGAGGAGTGGCGAAGCTAG
- a CDS encoding NADPH:quinone reductase (COG:C~EggNog:ENOG503NYHH) has protein sequence MKAVQILGDKSAPSVVLNDNMPQPTATGSDILIRVHAAGVTADEVSWPEVYNTRNRIPGHDISGVVSALGPSYAGPLAVGDDVFAMLAADASQGGQAEYAVASPAEVTRKPAAISHAQAAALPIPALTAWEAIFQHAKLEKGARVLVTGASGAVGVQLVQLAKQLLGAEVIALASSRNHSFVEELGASRVVDYNATDWEDAVDSVDAVFDTVGGETLAKASKTVRDGGAVVTVADPPPPWASGKAKPELSEAKPHVNWVYFVVTASGENLGKVAELLQTGSVKPLKVTEFPIDKAVEAWEFGRQRGRSGKVVITFVS, from the coding sequence ATGAAGGCCGTTCAGATCCTCGGCGACAAGTCCGCCCCATCCGTGGTCCTCAACGACAACATGCCCCAGCCAACGGCCACCGGCAGCGACATCCTCATCCGCGTGCACGCCGCTGGGGTCACAGCCGACGAGGTCTCCTGGCCCGAAGTCTACAACACGCGCAACCGCATCCCCGGCCATGAcatctcgggcgtcgtcaGCGCGTTGGGCCCATCCTACGCCGGCCCActcgccgttggcgacgatgtcttcgccatgctcgccgccgacgcgagCCAGGGGGGCCAAGCCGAGTACGCggtcgcctcgccggccgaAGTCACGAGGAAGCCCGCGGCCATTTCGCacgcccaggcggcggcgctgcccatCCCCGCGCTGACGGCGTGGGAGGCCATCTTCCAGCATGCCAAACTTGAAAAGGGCGCCAGGGTGCTCGTCacgggcgcgtcgggcgcTGTCGGCGTGCAGCTCGTGCAGCTCGCAAAGCAGCTTCTGGGCGCAGAGGTGATTGCGCTGGCGTCTTCGCGCAACCATTCgttcgtcgaggagctcggcgccaGTAGAGTCGTCGACTACAACGCTACTGACTGGGAAGACGCAGTCGACAGCGTCGATGCTGTGTTTGACACGGTAGGCGGTGAAACGCTCGCCAAGGCGTCAAAGACGGTcagggacggcggcgccgtggtcacGGTGGCGGATCCACCTCCCCCGTGGGCTTCTGGCAAGGCGAAGCCAGAGCTCAGCGAGGCAAAGCCCCATGTAAACTGGGTATACTTTGTCGTCACGGCTTCCGGCGAGAATTTGGGCAAAGTTGCGGAACTGTTACAGACAGGCTCCGTCAAGCCGCTCAAGGTGACGGAGTTTCCCATCGACAAGGCTGTCGAAGCGTGGGAGTTTGGACGGCAACGAGGTAGATCTGGCAAAGTGGTGATAACTTTTGTGTCGTAA
- a CDS encoding uncharacterized protein (TransMembrane:2 (o161-178i198-217o)~COG:B~EggNog:ENOG503PAVN), translating into MDEDGSQDTLDRAGVPRQGWRQNGRVTIACTACRSQHLRCDAAQPVCSRCRALAKRCMYTNVRRSRRKAPKVLESSAPEPQDQHEDGYDAIPTTDLAGVSAMTQQGPSMNRRPDASSQPFTPNVSVEVSSAIDAFYSRFFPGHPFVLPKIPFISQLQRDPASVADLLSVMALIGSLYLRDGRSQAYRRGTEQSLQRQLPRGGFSVQALMLFALVLEWSGDNERAEATLGLAKSMALAIHMNRKAFSIRHGQGNPVVEECWRRTWWDLYVIDALFAGIRHQPTFDLWSVDADVNLPGEEADYIDGNIACPRTLLDYEDRGFDEVDVPFSSFTYLIDAARILGTTLAAGDVMGGSPVALVKNAEANIMSWDLHLPQSKRDPVRPNGSVDEVLFRAHMVINTVATHLHRPRSLLHYSTMELLCSKYAPPLPAEVLAPEEKHHDKHTHKAIRAAIAFIDLLTVPATPTSHSPFVMCMGSMAMATHMSACELLLRDDDFAHARDRVRVFLGILRAFEGVWPQACKWSGEMRLMAKAVFANRDRAGNLITDPLGALTQSLGDGVSHTDNTGSGGSVDDLDMLLTDAGFGEIII; encoded by the exons atggacgaggacggcagcCAGGACACACTCGATCGGGCCGGAGTGCCTCGCCAGGGATGGAGGCAAAACGGTCGAGTGACGATTGCTTGCACCGCCTGCCGCAGTCAGCATCTTCGCTGCGACGCCGCTCAGCCAGTGTGCTCCCGATGCCGCGCACTTGCCAAGCGTTGCATGTACACCAACGTGCGACGGAGTCGCCGGAAGGCTCCAAAGGTCTTGGAGAGTTCGGCGCCGGAGCCCCAAGACCAGCATGAGGACGGTTACGATGCCATACCCACGACCGACTTAGCCGGTGTCTCTGCCATGACGCAGCAGGGACCATCGATGAACCGGCGACCAGATGCTTCCTCACAGCCTTTCACCCCCAACGTCTCCGTCGAGGTCAGCTCCGCTATTGATGCATTCTATTCCCGCTTCTTCCCCGGCCATCCGTTTGTACTTCCAAAGATTCCCTTCATTTCTCAGCTGCAACGGGACCCCGCCTCGGTTGCGGACTTGCTGTCAGTCATGGCCCTGATTGGGTCCCTGTATCTCCGCGATGGGCGATCGCAAGCGTACAGACGAGGCACTGAGCAGTCACTGCAGCGGCAACTACCACGGGGGGGATTCTCTGTGCAGGCCCTCATGCTCTTTGCCCTGGTACTGGAGTGGAGCGGCGACAACGAGCGGGCGGAAGCAACCTTGGGGCTGGCCAAATCGATGGCCCTGGCGATTCACATGAACCGGAAGGCCTTTTCAATACGACACGGTCAAGGTAACCCAGTCGTGGAGGAATGTTGGCGACGGACTTGGTGGGACCTCTATGTCATTGATGCTCTATTTGCTGGCATTCGTCACCAGCCCACCTTTGATCTCTGGAGCGTCGACGCGGACGTGAACCTGCCTGGGGAAGAAGCAGACTACATTGACGGG AATATCGCGTGCCCGCGCACGCTTTTGGATTACGAAGACCGAGGTTTCGACGAGGTAGACGTTCCGTTCTCCTCCTTTACGTACCTCATCGACGCGGCTCGCATCTTGGGGACCACGCTAGCGGCCGGAGACGTCATGGGAGGATCTCCGGTAGCCCTGGTCAAGAACGCCGAGGCGAATATCATGAGCTGGGACCTGCACCTACCGCAGAGCAAGAGGGATCCCGTCCGCCCCAACGggtccgtcgacgaggtgctcTTTCGGGCGCACATGGTGATTAATAC TGTGGCGACTCACCTACACAGGCCGAGGTCGCTCCTCCACTACAGCACGATGGAATTGCTATGCTCCAAGTACGCGCCGCCTCTACCGGCAGAAGTTTTGGCGCCGGAAGAGAAGCACCACGACAAGCACACGCACAAGGCCATCCGTGCAGCTATTGCTTTCATCGACCTCCTGACGGTGCCCGCAACCCCAACGTCGCATAGCCCCTTCGTCATGTGCATGGgctccatggcgatggcgacacACATGTCCGCGtgcgagctcctcctccgtgaCGACGACTTTGCCCATGCGCGAGACCGTGTGCGCGTGTTTCTCGGTATCCTGCGGGCGTTTGAAGGGGTGTGGCCACAAGCATGCAAGTGGTCCGGTGAGATGAGGCTCATGGCTAAGGCGGTGTTTGCGAACCGTGATAGGGCCGGAAACCTCATTACAGACCCGCTGGGAGCATTGACGCAGAGCCTGGGCGATGGGGTCTCGCACACGGACAATACGGGCTCTGGAGGCTCTGTGGATGACTTGGACATGCTGCTCACCGATGCAGGCTTTGGCGAGATTATCATCTGA
- a CDS encoding uncharacterized protein (SECRETED:SignalP(1-17~SECRETED:cutsite=AVA-GK~SECRETED:prob=0.4168)), translating into MYTPLFAVAMAMATAVAGKANLPPNSSQAGLQHFINTYRSEGKGDVLCRTEVHNDDKNDRVICRLAEPKSDWLDWVSDNGYTTLADACGNPKDGCNTCQQREENKITCYKKKSAGGQAAKAKCPAVPKSAQKPGDAWKNCKEWATCKGEVDRNSVLCYVAMERCQGNNGDLDGCIKKQIEQVDCKIGSSVRNPGDAWQTCQKWAACRMEPEQDIPCYAAMEQCHGTNPDNMAGCVEGKLKGQN; encoded by the exons ATGTACACTCCACTGTTCGCTGTTGCTATGGCCATGGCTACCGCTGTAGCTGGCAAAGCGAACCTGCCACCG AACTCGAGCCAGGCCGGCCTACAGCATTTCATCAACACTTATCGTAGCGAGGGCAAGGGTGACGTCCTTTGCCGCACT GAGGTGCACAATGATGACAAGAATGATCGTGTTATTTGCCGTTTGGCGGAGCCCAAGTCTGATTGGCTTGACTGGGTGAGTGAT AACGGCTATACCACACTAGCAGACGCCTGCGGAAACCCCAAGGACGGT TGCAATACATGCCAGCAACGCGAAGAG AACAAGATTACCTGCTATAAGAAGAAGTCTGCGGGCGGCCAGGCTGCCAAAGCCAAGTGCCCTGCCGTCCCGAAATCGGCTCAGAAGCCGGGCGACGCGTGGAAGAACTGCAAGGAGTGGGCGACCTGCAAGGGCGAGGTAGACCGCAACTCGGTGTTATGCTATGTGGCCATGGAGCGCTGCCAGGGAAACAACGGCGACCTGGATGGCTGCATCAAGAAGCAGATCGAACAGGTCGACTGCAAGATCGGCAGCTCGGTTCGCAACCCGGGCGACGCGTGGCAGACCTGCCAGAAGTGGGCGGCTTGCCGAATGGAGCCAGAGCAAGACATTCCATGCTATGCGGCGATGGAGCAGTGCCATGGAACGAACCCAGACAACATGGCTGGCTGCGTCGAAGGAAAGCTCAAGGGCCAGAACTAG
- a CDS encoding RING-type E3 ubiquitin transferase (EggNog:ENOG503NWQZ~COG:O), which yields MSRSLSLKEEGNRLFQTGDYAGAESLYSRAILVDPKNPALFTNRAMARLKLSHWDSVISDCITCLALAPANMKANYYLAQAQLALRDYDAALESANKAHELCAATNDRSLAAVTALVLRAKKERWESREKHRAREAVDLERELCDLLQSRRDQLLASETDDAEKDFIRDEADAKASLLRDMFERARAQAGVRREVPEWAIDDISFGIMVDPVITKTGKSYERASIMEHLRRHPSDPLTREPLQPSELRPNLGLRQACDEFLEHNGWAVDY from the exons ATGTCTCGGTCACTTTCTctcaaggaggagggcaacCGCCTTTTCCAGACAGGCGATtatgccggcgccgagagcCTCTACTCCCGCGC CATACTAGTTGACCCCAAGAATCCCGCCCTCTTCACCAACCGTGCCATGGCACGCCTCAAGCTCAGCCATTGGGACTCAGTCATCTCCGACTGCATCAcctgcctggccctcgcgcccgccaacATGAAGGCCAACTACTACCTcgcccaggcccagctcgccctccGCGACTacgatgccgccctcgagtcCGCCAACAAGGCCCACGAGCTCTGCGCCGCCACAAACGaccgctccctcgccgccgtcacggcccTCGTCCTGCGAGCCAAGAAGGAGCGCTGGGAGAGCCGGGAGAAGCACCGCGCCAGGGAGGCCGTCGATCTCGAGCGCGAGCTGTGCGACCTGCTCCAGTCGAGGCGCGACCAGCTCCTCGCCTCCGagaccgacgacgcggagAAGGACTTTAttcgcgacgaggcggacgcaAAGGCGTCGCTGCTCAGGGACATGTTCGaacgcgcccgcgcgcaggcCGGGGTGCGTCGCGAGGTGCCCGAGTGGGCCATCGACGATATATCGTTTGGCATCATGGTTGATCCCGTCATC ACGAAGACGGGCAAGTCGTACGAGCGCGCCTCCATCATGGAGCACCTGCGCCGACACCCCAGCGACCCCTTGACCCGCGAGCCGTTGCAGCCCTCCGAGCTGCGACCCAACCTCGGCCTGCGGCAGGCGTGCGATGAATTCCTCGAGCACAACGGCTGGGCCGTTGATTATTag
- a CDS encoding uncharacterized protein (COG:S~EggNog:ENOG503P5PF), which yields MDGESTFVLPRYIIEMESTATFQLLSTLVREPTASVTDVLEQFSHLTSAARSPSNEETPFGALPYNTCCALLEIAKRTAPQAQHKLVSFVTELQKVKLYDQRDGGQMSSEGYLLWTELPALGYTAADEWNAFDVTTASTPSEETRRYENMIALLAQLSTAADVDYAETTVPELDFTFWSLRAFKEAFDQQDSTDAAVRTACMWLIYGSKRLWANIQYGRVFGRRDGEPGVVLTKEMWDSWVEGLRRVKEHCQRPETHDIVDEALASMGRLSAQPFTNGSSN from the exons ATGGACGGCGAATCAACATTTGTGCTCCCGCGCTACATCATCGAGATGGAGTCTACTGCCACGTTCCAGCTACTTAGTACCCTCGTTAGAGAGCCCACAGCATCCGTCACCGACGTGCTTGAGCAGTTTTCCCATCTCACGTCGGCCGCAAGAAGCCCCTCCAACGAAGAGACCCCGTTCGGTGCTCTCCCTTACAACACGTGCTGCGCTCTACTTGAGATTGCGAAGCGCACGGCGCCTCAGGCACAGCACAAGCTCGTCAGCTTTGTTACTGAACTGCAGAAAGTAAAGCTTTATGACCAAAGAGACGGCGGACAGATGAGCAGTGAGGGGTATCTCCTCTGGACAGAGCTGCCTGCGCTGGGATATACCGCCGCGGACGAATGGAACGCCTTTG ATGTTACGACGGCGAGCACACCCTCCGAGGAGACACGTCGTTACGAAAACATGATAGCACTCTTGGCACAACTCAGCACTGCTGCCGACGTGGACTACGCGGAAACAACGGTGCCCGAGCTGGACTTTACATTTTGGTCGCTGCGTGCGTTCAAGGAGGCGTTCGATCAACAGGATTCTACGGACGCGGCAGTGCGGACGGCGTGTATGTGGCTCATTTACGGGTCGAAGAGGCTGTGGGCCAATATCCAGTATGGGCGTGTCTTTGGGAGGCGGGACGGCGAACCGGGCGTGGTGCTGACCAAGGAGATGTGGGACTCGTGGGTGGAAGGTCTTCGTCGTGTGAAGGAGCATTGCCAACGCCCAGAGACTCACGACATCGTGGATGAAGCACTGGCAAGCATGGGCCGTCTGAGCGCTCAGCCTTTCACGAACGGGTCGAGCAATTGA
- a CDS encoding uncharacterized protein (EggNog:ENOG503P7W3) codes for MIGRVYGFARSLRQPHTLLRRQYSVKAIYSSFPATLHYYCPRRTSALFNHQEIDSRPDDMYDEGVIVQSDGLVYPAVSKTSASNGAILFPNTFMMQELVRQYFDDVLDRQDEGKQIESPFICTIPKGTPIPGHLILINEYLSRFSLQPSHGMLLEDLNRSLDEFYKSYARRETVENWLDTHPFPQAVADDADAVWMAK; via the exons ATGATTGGACGCGTCTACGGCTTTGCCCGCAGCCTACGACAGCCGCACACTTTGCTTCGACGGCAGTACTCGGTGAAAGCGATATACTCCTCGTTCCCCGCCACCTTACACTACTAttgcccgcgccgcaccTCTGCCTTATTTAACCACCAAGAGATTGACAGCCGGCCGGACGATATGTATGACGAAGGGGTGATTGTACAGAGTGACGGCCTCGTATATCCAGCTGTTAGCAAAACGTCGG CTTCGAACGGCGCAATCTTGTTTCCGAATACTTTCATGATGCAGGAGCTCGTACGCCAGTACTTCGATGACGTCCTCGATCGTCAGGATGAAGGCAAACAAATTGAAAGTCCATTTATCTGCACTATTCCTAAGG GGACACCTATTCCCGGCCATCTCATTCTCATCAACGAGTATCTTTCCAGATTTTCTCTTCAGCCGTCACATGGCATGTTGCTGGAAG ATTTGAATCGCTCGTTGGACGAGTTCTACAAATCGTATGCCCGGAGGGAGACGGTGGAGAACTGGCTGGACACCCACCCCTTTCCGCAAGCAGTAGCAGATGACGCAGATGCCGTCTGGATGGCCAAGTGA
- a CDS encoding uncharacterized protein (EggNog:ENOG503PUXY), with protein MTLSNLIGVFRKFPKELFRVNNGPFVKLRVWSPQRHTYDIFIEQGLVVPKALDPSSYVTPNGASMRPNSPYQQSLVSWRFRGDNTIVYAVPEGTRLPDHLLLVHERSDHYSLQPTTPMTVDDLNARITEFFRANAEAFTREQWLKAYPKATESSQMHRP; from the exons ATGACGCTCTCCAATCTAATTGGGGTATTCAGGAAGTTCCCCAAAGAACTTTTCCGAGTCAACAATGGCCCTTTCGTTAAGTTGCGAGTCTGGTCACCTCAGCGACATACCTATGACATCTTCATTGAGCAAGGACTCGTCGTACCAAAGGCCCTTGACCCATCAAGCTATGTCA CCCCCAACGGCGCATCGATGCGACCCAATTCACCGTACCAACAATCTCTGGTATCCTGGCGGTTCCGAGGGGATAACACCATCGTATATGCAGTTCCCGAAG GAACTAGGCTTCCTGACCACCTTCTCCTAGTCCATGAGCGGTCAGACCACTACTCCTTGCAACCTACAACGCCAATGACTGTTGACG ATCTGAATGCAAGAATAACAGAGTTCTTTCGGGCTAATGCTGAAGCATTCACGAGGGAGCAGTGGCTCAAAGCATACCCAAAAGCTACCGAAAGTTCCCAAATGCATCGACCATGA
- a CDS encoding uncharacterized protein (COG:Q~TransMembrane:1 (o20-38i)~EggNog:ENOG503NZMY), with product MAQEASDAAGILRQLASQPLYINALLVTVTAAVVVWLCRGHARSPHEPKASQLMPAYVPLEIGLSTILLQCRGLASYLPFALRRRTGSLFGITRRHQILYNLPGVDKLFAAGHRSLDTNPLGLSMVLRVFGGLVPPELRPRFPALCKKLSAPVEKGFVNDEAATAALARADVPGKVGAMLSFSEEPAEQRRWERAAKVSVVTRPDPAAGHAGAVELDLENLLRDLGACISIPQLYGQDFLDRNATLLDDFWKFDNHAFPLLVAGAPKWIPIKSFKEGVAARRRLHIALGGFFRRLNQFINDEPVDFDADMSDVSTVAKERNAAFSDFDIPIENRGRLETGTFWGQNANTQPLVFWFILYVYATPGLLDELRNEVQPHLMVSRDAAAPPQITSVDLPALGRDCPLLKSAMFETFRMVNEPTSIRYIARALLVPDGKHQHQLEAGTWISVPHAGIQREPSIFPEPDKFIPDRFLEVDERSGKPVARYGRLRPWGAGVGICKGRTFAEKEILLIAACFITLWDMEPPGGGPWQVPGSVPGTGVARPNRAVRAVLKRRLSW from the exons ATGGCACAGGAGGCGtcggacgccgccggcataCTCCGCCAGTTGGCCTCGCAGCCGTTGTACATCAACGCCCTTCTTGTGACTGTGActgcggccgtcgtcgtgtgGCTCTGCCGGGGCCATGCGCGGAGCCCGCACGAACCCAAGGCGAGCCAGCTCATGCCCGCCTACGTGCCGCTGGAGATTGGCCTCAGCACCATCCTCTTGCAGTGCCGCGGGCTGGCTTCATACTTGCC GTTCGCCCTACGCCGTCGGACAGGGTCGCTGTTCGGCATCACGCGGCGACACCAGATCTTGTACAATCTGCCTGGGGTCGACAAGTTGTTTGCGGCGGGCCACCGCTCGCTGGACACAAACCCGCTGGGTCTGAGCATGGTCCTACGCGTGTTTGGTGGCCTCGTGCCGCCAGAGCTTCGACCTCGCTTCCCGGCCTTGTGCAAGAAGCTCTCTGCCCCCGTGGAGAAGGGCTTTgtcaacgacgaggcggccaccGCAGCCCTCGCGAGAGCCGACGTGCCCGGCAAGGTGGGCGCCATGCTCTCGTTCTCGGAGGagccggccgagcagcgtCGCTGGGAACGGGCAGCAAAGGTCTCCGTCGTTACGAGGCcggacccggcggcgggccatgcGGGCGCCGTTGAACTGGATCTGGAGAATCTGCTGCGAGACCTGGGCGCCTGCATCTCCATCCCACAGCTTTACGGCCAGGACTTTCTCGACCGCAACGCcacgctgctcgacgacttTTGGAAGTTTGACAACCATGCTTTCCCGCTGCTCGTCGCAGGCGCGCCGAAATGGATCCCCATCAAGTCCTTCAAGGAAGGCGTGGCGGCCCGACGTCGCCTTCACATTGCGCTCGGCGGCTTCTTTCGCCGTCTGAATCAGTTCATCAacgacgagcccgtcgacTTTGATGCGGACATGAGCGACGTCAGTACGGTTGCCAAGGAGAGGAACGCGGCATTCAGCGACTTCGACATCCCCATCGAGAATCGTGGAAGACTGGAGACGGGGACGTTCTGGGGCCAAAACGCAAACACGCAGCCGTTGGTCTTCTGGTTCATTCTCTACGTCTACGCCACGCCtgggctgctggacgagTTACGCAACGAGGTCCAGCCTCATCTCATGGTGTCGAgagacgctgctgcgccgccgcagatcACGAGCGTAGATCTGCCGGCGCTCGGACGAGACTGTCCGCTGCTCAAATCGGCCATGTTCGAGACCTTCCGCATGGTGAACGAGCCGACTTCGATACGATACATTGCCCGGGCGCTGCTAGTCCCCGACGGGAAGCATCAACACCAGCTGGAGGCCGGGACGTGGATCTCAGTCCCCCACGCCGGCATCCAGCGCGAACCATCCATCTTCCCAGAACCGGACAAGTTCATCCCAGATCGCTTcctcgaggtggacgagcgGAGCGGGAAGCCGGTCGCGAGGTACGGGCGGCTACGGCCCTGGGGTGCTGGCGTCGGCATTTGCAAGGGCCGCACGTTTGCCGAGAAGGAGATTCTGCTCATAGCCGCGTGCTTCATCACACTATGGGACATGGAgcccccgggcggcggaccgTGGCAAGTCCCGGGCTCTGTGCCTGGGACCGGCGTGGCGCGGCCCAATAGAGCTGTACGAGCCGTACTCAAGCGACGCCTGTCATGGTGA
- a CDS encoding uncharacterized protein (EggNog:ENOG503PF6W~SECRETED:SignalP(1-18~SECRETED:cutsite=GRA-EE~SECRETED:prob=0.7551)): protein MLLAVYLAALLCPVRGRAEEIDPSSNLRPSNVTGLIYYLYRWTGSYYNGTTTLRIDPQDMMDDTECDTFARGPVEISFENSLLAIVKSNRYVPDQNELTFSLSFWDKSLNITPARSNNDDGPINDIQTISSVISMNRYTKPTETIPPTWQLNTSHIDGTTSYSFSGYRNFTQQQVVGFNYSTCKSSALDEYAGALLNPSQRKSHLDTLNVTAFPFVSGRFDNSSASLEIRAVIKSGNKGEDHDEGSFLGGPITISFLGKLDAERSDLLLSSSNDTPVWNSTLGYERDLMGKASASWRVRVGGWTAGVAAAAALAWVL from the exons ATGTTGCTTGCCGTATATCTCGCTGCGCTGCTCTGCCCCGTGCGCGGGCGAGCCGAGGAGATCGACCCGTCGTCGAATCTGCGCCCCAGCAACGTGACGGGCCTCATCTACTATCTCTACCGCTGGACAGGATC gtactataatgggacgacgacgctgcgcatCGACCCGCAAGACATGATGGACGACACCGAATGCGACACGTTTGCCAGGGGCCCGGTCGAGATTTCGTTTGAGAACTCGCTCCTCGCGATTGTCAAGTCGAATCGCTACGTTCCTGACCAGAACGAGCTCACGTTTTCGCTCAGCTTCTGGGACAAGAGCCTCAACATCACGCCCGCGAGGAGTAACAACGATGATGGGCCCATCAATGATATCCAGACCATCTCATCCGTCATCTC GATGAATCGCTACACCAAGCCGACTGAGACTATACCCCCCACGTGGCAGCTCAACACGTCGCACATCGACGGCACTACCTCCTATTCCTTCAGCGGGTACCGCAACTTCACGCAACAGCAGGTCGTCGGCTTCAACTACAGCACGTGCAAGTCATCGGCTCTTGACGAGTAcgccggcgcgctgctcAACCCGTCCCAGCGCAAGAGCCACCTCGACACGCTCAACGTGACGGCCTTTCCGTTTGTGAGCGGGCGATTCGACAACAGCTCTGCGAGCCTCGAGATCCGCGCCGTGATCAAGAGCGGCAACAAGGGCGAGGACCACGACGAGGGGAGCTTCTTGGGCGGGCCGATTACCATCAGTTTCCTGGGGAAGCTCGACGCGGAGAGGTCCGACTTGCTGCTGTCCAGCTCGAACGATACGCCCGTGTGGAACTCGACGCTGGGGTATGAGAGGGACTTGATGGGGAAAGCCAGTGCGAGTTGGAGGGTCCGCGTCGGTGGGTGGACGGCGggtgtcgcggcggcggcggcgttggcttGGGTGTTGTAA